A section of the Humulus lupulus chromosome 2, drHumLupu1.1, whole genome shotgun sequence genome encodes:
- the LOC133815589 gene encoding probable diphthine methyl ester synthase, which produces MDFLLRATTHTDLVVRAKKLGIVVKVIHNASVMNAIGICGLQLYRYGETVSIPFFTETWRPDNFYEKIQSNRNLGLHTLCLLDIRVKEPSLESLCRGKKQYEPPRYMTIKISIEQLLEVVQAKVESIYNEDTECVGFARIGRSD; this is translated from the exons ATGGATTTCCTACTAAGAGCAACAACTCACACTGATCTTGTTGTTCGGGCAAAGAAATTGGGTATTGTTGTCAAAGTAATACACAATGCTTCAGTGATGAATGCCATTGGAATTTGTGGGTTGCAACTCTATCGTTATGGAGAGACAGTGTCAATACCATTCTTTACTGAAACCTGGAGACCAGACAACTTCTATGAGAAAATTCAAAGCAACCGGAATCTTGGTCTACATACTCTCTGCTTATTAG ATATTCGTGTGAAGGAACCCTCCCTGGAATCTTTATGCAG AGGGAAGAAGCAGTATGAACCACCTAGGTACATGACAATAAAGATTTCCATTGAGCAGCTCCTGGAAGTTGTACAAGCAAAAGTAGAATCTA TTTACAATGAAGACACAGAGTGTGTTGGTTTTGCTAGAATTGGAAGATCAGATTAG